The window TGAGCTTTGGAGATATCGCTGTAGTTGATACAGCTTGGAAAATAGATGGCATAAGATACTATCTATAACGATATAGTAACATGATATAtgaaaaataattaattatcGTAATTACTCCAGCTCTTCTATGGTAAATAACTTATTAGTGACCGAAATGGAGTATTGTTCGTTGCGACTCCCATTCAAGATCAGCCGGGGTTTAACCAATCACGATTGATTCTTTCCCAAATCTTGCGATAAGATACTGGCATTTAGAAGCTCCATTCGTTCATTGCTCCGCCATCTACAGAGCACCTTGAGTTTTTCAATTCCTACATTattgctcttttttctttaattgGCTCATGAGAGCCCAGACTTCTGCTATTCAGTATGCCTGCACCGTCATATCCCCTTCCCACATCACCTTCACCAGTTCAGCTCTACCGTCATCTACTCCGAGAATGCTCTTACCTCCCCCCGGCCTTTCGAGCTGAGATTGCATCTACAATTCAAGATCGttttcatcgtcatcgcaAATATGACACGCGTGCAAAGGCTCATCTTGCTCGAGCCTACACGGCTCTGCGAACGCTGCGAGCTGCCAATAGCGGCGAAAAAGCAGCAATGGAGAGCCTGATATCCAAAGGCTTTGGGAGGTCAGGAAGTAGGCGACGGGAACTAATGGCACAATTTGTGATTCCACAAGGCCCTAAAGATTCAAGGGCTCTCGAAGAAGCTCTTGATTcagcaaggagaagcaacGAAGCTAACAaggcttcttcctcaacgACACATGACACAACGGATGGCACcgtcaaagtcaaaaagGCGTTTTTCGAGAAATGGGACCAACAGAAGCTTATGAGAATTCTGCAATCACAGCGACAACAGCAAAGAGACACAAAGGGTACAGCCAGCTGGCCTGGTACTCCGGTTAAGACGCTTGATCCGGACCAATTCATTCCTAAAGAGACCATTTGGGGGAAACCACCCGGAGAAAATCTGAAGCAGACGAAAAGGGCCAACTGGTGGCGACGAAATGCCGAAAAGATTATGCCTCCTTTGGGCAGGGGTGAAtgggagatgctcaaggagctAAGCAATGGAGGCCAGGAGAGGGGCGAGTGGCAGATACCAGAAAGGCGCCCACTTGCAagctctttggcggcgaCAGAGGAGATGACAGCACAGAGAAGATGGAACTGGAAAGACTACGCTACAAAGCCGACGGCCATTGTCGAAAAGCCGAGATCTCtaaagcagcagcggcggacTGGCCAAAAGGACAGCAGTCCATATAGCGTCAAAGATCGCGATCGCAACTTGTCAACAAGATGGTTTCAAAGAGCCTACACTAGAGCTTGGCAACTTACGCCAACAATGACACAGGATCCCAACACACTCAAATACTCATTTACGTGGGGCAGCATCCAGTCACGGCTCCCTCCTGCAGCCAAGCATCAACTCGACATCTTCGAAGGCGTGGATGAGAATGGCCGTAAACAGAAAAATacaccatcatcatgaagACATGAACTTTTTCCTATTTACGGCTTTCAAATGCAGAGTATATACAGTTTAGTCGGTCAGGTTGGCAACCTTGTTCAGTGTCGGTCCGTCAACACGCATTCCCACCCACTCGTTCATTGCGGTGGCTCCGATGAGCTCATAGAACTTGATGCTCGGCTCATTCCACTTCAACACGGACCACTCCAGCCGACCACCGTCCATTGCAACaacctccttggccagcgcggacagcagcttcttgccgtATCCTTTGCCACGGTATGAGGGGTCGACGTAAAGGTCTTCCAGGTAGATGCCAGACTTGGATCGCCATGTACTATAGTTGTAGAAATAGAGCGCCATTCCCGCGGCTTTGCCTTGTtcgtcgaagatgaggaaacAGCGCGAAGGACGAGTTGCTGAGATGTTCTCAGTCACGGGCAGGGAGTTCTGGGGGCTGACAACACCCGATGGCGCAAAGGCAATTGTGTTCTCCAGAGTCTCGACAGTCGCCTTGACAGCATCAGATTCCTTCTCATAGTCGGCAAGATCCTGGATGAAGCCCAGGATTGTGGGCACATCTGCGAATGCGCATTCATGTTAGCAGATCATTCTTATTATGCTGCTCACGTTGCCAATTGCACAAGAGGGAATGAGCCTACCCTCGCGGTATGCGTGTCGAACAGTCGCCATTTTTCTTGCGTTTATATATATTCTCGAAAATTCAAATCAACTAAAGACACAGAT of the Trichoderma breve strain T069 chromosome 4, whole genome shotgun sequence genome contains:
- a CDS encoding acetyltransferase (GNAT) family domain-containing protein, with protein sequence MATVRHAYREDVPTILGFIQDLADYEKESDAVKATVETLENTIAFAPSGVVSPQNSLPVTENISATRPSRCFLIFDEQGKAAGMALYFYNYSTWRSKSGIYLEDLYVDPSYRGKGYGKKLLSALAKEVVAMDGGRLEWSVLKWNEPSIKFYELIGATAMNEWVGMRVDGPTLNKVANLTD